Proteins found in one Actinomycetota bacterium genomic segment:
- a CDS encoding LysE family transporter, with translation MNVSLVATLTFALTMTFSPGPNNIMSTSLGMMHGYRKALPLIAGIVCGFGIIMLLGAVAATILLGVVPAIQPFVKYVGAVYIVWLAWITWSHRRDFGAGGGAALTRTQGFPGGLALQFANPKAIAYSLVMYSTFLAGIVRDIPLVALSAVALAGVTFAATSTWALAGAGIRVWLNSDRRRAIAAGVLAAALICTAVELAGLPALVFG, from the coding sequence GTGAACGTATCGCTTGTGGCCACGCTCACGTTCGCCCTCACCATGACGTTCAGTCCAGGCCCGAACAACATCATGAGCACTTCCCTCGGCATGATGCACGGATACCGCAAGGCCCTGCCTTTGATCGCCGGCATTGTCTGTGGATTCGGGATCATCATGCTCCTCGGCGCGGTCGCCGCCACGATACTGCTTGGCGTGGTACCTGCAATCCAGCCGTTCGTGAAGTATGTCGGGGCCGTCTACATCGTGTGGCTTGCGTGGATCACCTGGTCGCACCGACGTGATTTCGGCGCCGGTGGAGGCGCCGCGCTGACCCGAACGCAGGGATTCCCGGGCGGCCTTGCTCTGCAGTTCGCCAACCCCAAGGCCATCGCATACTCGCTCGTGATGTACTCGACGTTCTTGGCGGGGATAGTGCGCGACATCCCTCTGGTCGCCCTGAGCGCGGTTGCGCTCGCCGGCGTGACTTTCGCGGCGACATCGACATGGGCGCTCGCCGGGGCGGGAATCCGCGTGTGGCTCAACTCGGACCGTCGCCGCGCGATCGCTGCTGGCGTCCTCGCGGCGGCTCTCATCTGCACTGCAGTCGAACTTGCGGGCCTCCCCGCGCTCGTCTTCGGCTAG
- a CDS encoding methylated-DNA--[protein]-cysteine S-methyltransferase: MINDYERIKSAIIYIGENTSAQPTLDDVAAHVGLSPHHLQRLFRRWAGVSPKRFLQHLTASRAKDLLRDSAPVLDTAFAIGLSGSGRLHDLMVSTEAVTPGEYKSHGEGIEIRYGIHETPFGLCLIGVTARGICALRFLDPVDHANAIAELEREWKRASLIHDEGATLRFVERIFQGAATASEPLPLLLKGTNFQLKVWEGLLRVPEGCLISYGDLATRLGMSSATRAVASAVGANPIAYVIPCHRVLRSTGTLGGYRWGIERKLVELEYELAAGGAR, from the coding sequence ATGATCAACGACTACGAGCGCATCAAGAGCGCCATCATCTACATCGGAGAGAACACCTCGGCCCAGCCGACACTCGACGATGTTGCTGCGCACGTAGGGCTGAGCCCACATCACCTGCAGCGCCTCTTTCGACGTTGGGCTGGCGTCAGTCCCAAACGCTTCCTCCAGCACCTGACCGCCAGTCGAGCCAAGGACCTGCTGCGAGACTCGGCACCGGTTCTGGACACCGCGTTCGCGATCGGCTTGAGCGGGTCCGGGCGACTGCACGACCTGATGGTCTCCACGGAGGCGGTGACCCCCGGCGAGTACAAATCGCACGGTGAGGGGATCGAGATCCGCTATGGAATCCACGAGACGCCGTTCGGGCTGTGCCTGATCGGCGTGACCGCCCGCGGCATCTGCGCATTGCGGTTCCTGGACCCGGTCGACCACGCGAATGCGATCGCCGAGCTTGAGCGCGAGTGGAAGCGCGCCAGCCTCATCCACGACGAGGGCGCGACGCTCAGGTTCGTGGAGCGTATCTTCCAAGGAGCCGCAACAGCCTCCGAGCCGCTACCGCTCCTGCTGAAGGGCACCAACTTCCAGCTCAAGGTGTGGGAGGGACTCCTCCGTGTGCCTGAAGGCTGCCTCATCTCATACGGCGATCTTGCGACGCGGCTCGGTATGTCCTCGGCCACGCGTGCCGTCGCAAGTGCCGTCGGAGCCAACCCTATCGCCTACGTGATCCCCTGCCATCGCGTACTCAGGTCGACCGGCACCCTCGGCGGTTATCGCTGGGGAATCGAACGCAAGCTGGTCGAACTCGAGTATGAACTCGCGGCGGGAGGTGCCCGGTGA